In one window of Pristiophorus japonicus isolate sPriJap1 chromosome 9, sPriJap1.hap1, whole genome shotgun sequence DNA:
- the LOC139273425 gene encoding histone H2B 1.2-like yields the protein MPEEKKPASKKGAKKVIKKTPPKGGKKRRKSRKESYSIYIYKVMKQVHPDTGISSKAMGIMNSFVNDIFERIAGEASRLAHYNKRRTISSREIQTAVRLLLPGELAKHAVSEGTKAVTKYTSSK from the coding sequence atgcctgaggaaaagaaaccagcttcgaaaaagggtgccaagaaagtaatcaagaaaacaccaccgaagggtggtaagaagcgcagaaagtcgaggaaggagagttactccatctacatctacaaagtgatgaagcaagttcaccccgacaccggcatctcctccaaggccatgggcatcatgaactcgtttgtgaacgatattttcgagcgcattgcgggtgaggcttcccgcctggcccattacaacaagcgccgcaccatcagctcccgggagatccagaccgccgtgcgtctGCTGctacccggggagctggccaagcacgctgtgtcggaagggacaaaggcggtgaccaaatacaccagctccaagtaa